The following DNA comes from Mya arenaria isolate MELC-2E11 chromosome 11, ASM2691426v1.
AATGCCTCTGCTGAGGCAATGGCTGTGAAAATTGTTGTGTATGTTACAAATATCTTGTTGTTCAACCATATTttgtctaaaaaaaaattgcatttctTAGTCtgattgaatttaaaattcAGATACAAAGTTTGTGGCTCGTGGGGTTCCGTCTTTGTAAAGGATTTTAGTCGAacttcaaatatcttaaaataatcttaaacactttgattttttttattcatcatattcattttcaatgtttgcTTACgttcaattcacacaaatatgtagcaaaaggATGAAACTATTgcaaaaagaaaattttaattcaTAACTAAAATCTACTAAGATTGTGATTGAAAAGAGCCACTGGACTCTTCTGGGGCccattcatttgaaattatcttCTGGTCAAtttttcgttgttgttgttttttgattttttttgtaaaaattgaaCTTTAGCCAGAAATTAAGGTGAAAAACAGTTACGGAAACATAATAAATACCTTGTTTCTAGGTGTCACTTCCTACAGAGTAAAGATTTTTCAAGTTATGACTacattcctttcttgaaaaggGGCCCCGATTTGTTACATCCAGGTTTGCACATGTGCATAGAGCATCGATGTTTATAAGCACAGActcaatacaattgtttatatacagataaggtatacatgtatatgtacaatAGTTATGTGAAGGGGACGGTTGTCCAGGAGCGGTTGATTTGTCATAAATGCGCTTCATCAATTTACAGTACTTGTTTCATCTGGGAGTACAGCTCGcttatattatttatgattGAAAGAAGGgtattgaattataaaaatcaaaattatgtttatgtatgttttacattgttacaattaactgatatcaatacatgtaaatgtaagAAGAGTTGCTTGGTCTTAGAAACCAAGCCGTTTGCATATTAAAaggcattttgacaaaaactgtgtgaaaattctgaattttagaGGATTATTTTCAAACCCCTCTACTTTTTACCaaaattattcatatatatttatcactAAATTCATTtccttgcttattttcatattcatttagTGTACAAACAATGGGTTGATtgctcagaactttgtttaagttaacaacattgttaacgtcatcgttgttgaCTTTCAAATTGTGACTGCTCTGTAAATTTAACGTCTATTCTTGTGATCTTACAAAATTTGTGACAACTATTTctgctgtacttgtttatatttgaagatGTGAgcacattataaaataaatcacatttaaaggttaacaatgatattgtttattatgttgttaactttaactaaGTTCTCAACAGTTGGCCCATTGtgagttttctttaaattcaacttggaaaaaatgctattttctaCTTAGTTAAAAATGTTCACGAAGATGCGTTCTGAATAAGACCCCAGTGGTACAACATGTTATAAGTGTTATTGCAATTGAAGTCTTCTGTTGTTTAAAATGCTTGATAGCTCTTTTCTGTATACTTTTGAAACAGACTTTGAAAAGTAGGCGGTCAGTACAGGAATCAAACCCAGGATCCCTCAAATCTGTGCAAATCAGTTcagaaataattgtaaaataaatgcagacttgtatatatttatattgtttattgctTTCTAGTCCAgtattatgcaaaatatattagtaaataatagaatatacacatattttggAAGACAAAAGTTTTCACAATCTAAAATGACTagtataatgcaccagtcatttgtcaCCACAGCACCCAGGTCCGTGGAGCTGCAGGaaaattgacttgtgcataatcACAACACTCTTTAAGATCATCAAAAATACAAATGCTATTGGCCGATACCTAAAACACATCTTAAGAAGTCTTTGCTGAGATTTTATATCACACACGTATAAAAGGAACACGTAGTTTCCCACTGAGAATTTATACTAGATAGTATGTATAAAAGGTACGGTCGTGATATCAttctggggccgtattcaatatcTATATACGAGTAGTTCTTATCCTTTGACATGCCTCAGTGACTTCATTTAATCTATTGGTCAATTACtattttacagtccaatcaaaacactccgattctatttcttaaatttaagtttgatcTAAGCTGGCTATTGAATATGGCCATAGAATCAGATcagtttaataaattattatataatcaCAAAACAAGAGAGCCACAGAGCTTACCCCAATGCTCGACTGTTTTCTTTCTTagttgaacaaggggcataCAATTATGTagctcaacaattattaaagcaaaaGATAAGTTTTGCTATTACATGAGCGTTTTATCCCTGGCAACATGTGTTAACATGTCGACGATAACAACAGCTAGACtctttcttcaaaaaaaaaacaggtgagaaaaaaatgtaaacaatacaacCTTTATAAGCAATATGGCACTGGTATTGCACCGCTCAGCGGCTCACCAATTATGGTGCTTTTAcaagtaaatttaaataacaaataaatgaataaacccGAACATCCCACCGTTAAAACAAAGGTAAAACAGCATTcagtaaaagaaaaatatcactttaaaatgttcaatcaaTAAAATTCCAAGGccaaatttcttaaatatatcttAAGCTTTACAAGCTTAAAAAGCTAAGTATTTCATTTAGCCAACAGTAATAGCCTTATAATAcacaacaaaaaatgataaacaatacTTCAAAATAAATCTTGTCACATCCTgtcattgaaattatataataagATTTTCATGAACAAACCAGAATACTATGAGATTATAATTCCAAAGCccagatatataaatatatttgacaaaatgcAGACATTTTTACAAGCTAATATTGATCCCTGCATTTCTATAAGTAACCTAGATTATTGCAAATGGACATATGAACTTAGCAGTCTTCAGGAAAACGATCTACATGTAAAAAATGAATCTCAGATTGATGCCTTCtgtagatcaatataaattgagGGCTTAGCAGAAGACTGTTGAAACacctatgtttatatattgtgttaCAACCATCTTGTACTAAGCCCACAAAATAAGGAATGATGTTTGACACACACACTGCCTTCATGTGTGCAAATAATAAGCAAGGCACTCACACATTTATATATCACTAACACACAGTAGTCAGTTTTATATGAATGTCCCATGGGCTCTATTCATAGAGTAACTGATGGTggatttttaatgttataattatagtaaacaagagccgtcgtaagacagcgtgctcgactttGCCCAACTTGCCCATAACTTTTaattgcctaaaactttaaccaaagtcaatcaggggccataacttatattaaggatatggagttatgtaacctcattgggtgatggtcctgaacaattttgtgaagtattaagtcaattgaatgaagggtatagaagttattaataaatatcccaacctgccctaaaactttaacctaagtccaatagtcaatcaagggccataattcgtataaaagataatatggagttatctaacctcatcatgtgatggccctgaacaactgtgtgaagtattaagtcaattgaatgaatggtattggagttttaagtgaaaatcccaacttgccctaaaactttaacctgccctaaaactttagccggggcgagtagtatagcccacctattcttcgaatagtcgagctaaagaATGCCTTTTTCTTACCTACAGAAAATCaacaatgtttgtataataaaaatatggaaatattgaTATGCAAGAATCATCTCATATAAATGAGCTTGATAGCTTAAAAGGTaaagatatttcaaataaactccCTTAAAACTTTACGAAAAAGAGATTGTTCACTTTGACAGTTGCACTATAAATACGCTTGGACAGAAGTAATGGGTAATTGCAATGAAGAATTCATGCAACCCAACATAAGTGTTATTTCAATGCTTTCCATAGAAGGTTCACTGGGCTGCCTCAGGGAAACGATGTCTGTACATCTTGTACAATGTGACGGTAGCCTTTGCACCAGCGGCCATTTTAGCCCACAGTTCAGGTTTCGTCGCCTCAGAGCTCAGTGCTTCTCCCATGGGCAGAAGCAGAATCCGCTCTGACTCGTACGCCTCTGAATGACTGCCCTTTGCGTACTCGCGCTCCACCTCCTCTGACGTCAGCTTGCACCTGTACACAAAGAGGGGCATTTACTGAAAGCTCTACTTCAATCACAGTCAACAAGTCAACAGAGTGTTCAAAGAATCTACTGGTCTAGATTTAAATTTTGCATATATTTGAGGACTATAGTAAAAGGTTCACCAGAATACACTGAACAAAATTGCTAATCAGTCACCTACTATCTTGTGAAAAGGAAATGTTCACATTATTATTAGCTTGTTGCTGCGCCACTAGTGGAAATGTTAATTTCACAGctcaattaattaaacaaaatagatATCTCCTTCAAACTAACAATTACCCTCTATAAAGTGTGCCTCACTATTTTATATAGAGCCTATAATTGTATAtaccaaatttaaaatttaccaTAACTCTATAAGGAATAATAAAGTTGCTACCATGAGCTTTATCAACTGAAAATTTCAATACAGTTCAAAGCAATACAGACCTTACAAGAAATTCTACGTTTGGCTTGCCGCCATTTAGGTTGCTCCTGTGAATTCCCAGAATTCCCGGAGGCTGTAAGGATTCAGCAGGAATGTTCACCTCAGAAACTACCTCCTCTATGATCGAGCTGAAGAGTTCCTTGATAACCTTCTCTGGATCCATGTTCTCTACCTTGATATCTTCCATTGGAATGTTTCCGACGAGTGcctgaaaacacacaaattaCCAGCACGTTAACAATTATGTGAGGGGTTGGCGTACATGTAGTACAAAGCTAAGAAAATGTTGTGCTTCCACAGGGTTCTTAATAATTTGTTGTTAAACTGGACCTTACAGAAATGTAGCCGGCCAACTAGATGGTTATGGTCATCTGTttttaatcgaaaaaaaaaGGCTTTCTATAactcaaaaatgttttaagccAGAGTTATCAGCCTTGCTTCAGTTATTGCTAAGGTTAAAGGGTTATTTGCGCACCGACATCAATGCCAATGACTTATACAACTAGCGAGTTTCTCAATTACTTTaatgtcccccccccccccccccccagaaatCCTAGATATGTGATAGTGAGATACactgtgtgtttgtgtgtgtatatacctTTGGTTCAGCATGCCCGCCTGGTCGGTCCCACAGATTCACATCTTCTCCACAATTCTGTGACCGAAACAGCAAAACCATGTGGTCATCTGCagtcaggacaaaagctccgaCACCAAGAGCATCTGACAGATAAGCCTGTGAGTTGTCATGGTCACACAGACCCTGACTTTGCATGAGTAACACATCCTGAGAGAGGTTTGTTCCCTGAAAGTCTTTGTAGCAGGTCACCCCAAGGTTCAAGTTAAGATCACCACTTTTGTTATCTTCTAAAGAGTCAAGACGAAACTTGGTCCCATTGAAGAGCGAAGGCAGCTGGACCAGTCTGTCCTGCCAATGCTTGTCTATGTCTCTCTCCTGGTCTCCAGGAAGGGTTTGCCTATTGAATGATGGGCTGAGATTCACATGGATGTTCTCTGGGAGGGTTAATGACGGGGACCTGGTGGTATATATGACTGTAAATGGATCCATGGTGTGCTGGTTTCAACCCATCTTGTGCTCtcctgaata
Coding sequences within:
- the LOC128207706 gene encoding uridine diphosphate glucose pyrophosphatase NUDT22-like; amino-acid sequence: MDPFTVIYTTRSPSLTLPENIHVNLSPSFNRQTLPGDQERDIDKHWQDRLVQLPSLFNGTKFRLDSLEDNKSGDLNLNLGVTCYKDFQGTNLSQDVLLMQSQGLCDHDNSQAYLSDALGVGAFVLTADDHMVLLFRSQNCGEDVNLWDRPGGHAEPKALVGNIPMEDIKVENMDPEKVIKELFSSIIEEVVSEVNIPAESLQPPGILGIHRSNLNGGKPNVEFLVRCKLTSEEVEREYAKGSHSEAYESERILLLPMGEALSSEATKPELWAKMAAGAKATVTLYKMYRHRFPEAAQ